One Streptomyces mobaraensis NBRC 13819 = DSM 40847 DNA segment encodes these proteins:
- a CDS encoding response regulator: MTIKVIIVDDQAMVRAGFAALLAAQPDIDVVGDAPDGVRGVELSRTVHPDVVLMDVRMPEMDGLEAARRLLDPPPGVVHRPKVLMLTTFDVDDYVYEALRAGASGFLLKDAPPADLISAVRVVAAGEALLAPSVTRRLIADFARQRPAPRRDRSLRLKGLTPRETEVLELIARGLSNQEIAGSLVLAEQTVKTHIGRVLAKLGLRDRAQAVIFAYESGLVKPGAA, from the coding sequence ATGACCATCAAGGTGATCATCGTCGACGACCAGGCGATGGTGCGGGCGGGCTTCGCCGCCCTGCTCGCCGCCCAGCCGGACATCGACGTGGTCGGGGACGCCCCCGACGGCGTCCGGGGCGTGGAGCTGAGCCGCACCGTCCACCCGGACGTGGTGCTGATGGACGTCCGCATGCCGGAGATGGACGGCCTGGAGGCGGCCCGCCGCCTCCTCGATCCTCCGCCCGGCGTCGTCCACCGCCCCAAGGTGCTGATGCTGACCACCTTCGACGTGGACGACTACGTCTACGAGGCGCTGCGCGCCGGTGCCTCCGGCTTCCTCCTCAAGGACGCGCCCCCGGCCGACCTCATCTCGGCGGTCCGGGTGGTGGCGGCGGGCGAGGCGCTGCTCGCGCCGTCGGTGACCCGTCGGCTCATCGCGGACTTCGCCCGGCAGCGGCCCGCCCCGCGCCGCGACCGCTCACTGCGGCTGAAGGGCCTGACGCCGCGGGAGACGGAGGTGCTGGAGCTGATCGCCCGCGGGCTGTCCAACCAGGAGATCGCCGGGTCCCTGGTGCTGGCGGAGCAGACGGTGAAGACGCACATCGGGCGGGTGCTGGCCAAGCTGGGGCTGCGCGACCGGGCCCAGGCGGTGATCTTCGCCTATGAGTCGGGCCTGGTGAAGCCGGGGGCGGCGTAG
- a CDS encoding MerR family transcriptional regulator: MTVIDTTPAETPAGTGRPVRGRGRYTIGEVAAYTGLSAHTLRWYERIGLMPHVDRSHTGQRRYTDRDLDWLDLVGKLRLTGMPVADMVRYAELVREGEATVAERERLLSAHREDVRRRMAELRSTLDVLDQKIDRYAEARRANEERYAAPGFTRPDS; encoded by the coding sequence ATGACCGTCATCGACACCACACCGGCAGAAACGCCGGCCGGGACCGGGCGCCCCGTCCGGGGCCGCGGCCGCTACACGATCGGAGAGGTGGCCGCGTACACCGGGCTGTCCGCCCACACCCTGCGCTGGTACGAGCGGATCGGTCTGATGCCGCACGTCGACCGCTCCCACACCGGCCAGCGCCGCTACACCGACCGCGACCTGGACTGGCTGGACCTGGTCGGCAAGCTGCGGCTGACCGGGATGCCGGTGGCGGACATGGTCCGCTACGCCGAACTCGTCCGCGAGGGCGAGGCGACGGTGGCCGAGCGCGAACGACTGCTGAGCGCGCACCGCGAGGACGTCCGGCGGCGGATGGCCGAGCTCAGAAGCACGCTCGACGTCCTGGACCAGAAGATCGACCGGTACGCGGAGGCCCGGCGGGCCAACGAGGAGCGCTACGCCGCCCCCGGCTTCACCAGGCCCGACTCATAG
- a CDS encoding serine hydrolase domain-containing protein has protein sequence MESLQSLRKIENWPVPTAAAAVVRADGTVAGTHGPTAHRFALASVTKPLAAYAALVAVEEGAIELDEPAGPVGSTVRHLLAHTSGLAFDEHRPAAEPGTRRLYSNAGFEVLGDHIAKATDIPFAEYLRQAVLEPLGMTATDLPGSPAKDGVSTVDDLVRFAAELQAPRLLSRETLAEATTVVFPGVTGVLPGYGHQRPNDWGLGFELRDGKSPHWTGSLNSPRTYGHFGQSGTFLWVDPAAGAACVALTDRDFGAWAVEVWPALSDAVLAELGGK, from the coding sequence ATGGAGAGCCTGCAGAGCCTGCGGAAGATCGAGAACTGGCCGGTGCCGACCGCGGCGGCGGCCGTCGTACGGGCCGACGGGACGGTGGCCGGTACCCACGGACCGACCGCACACCGCTTCGCCCTGGCCTCGGTCACCAAACCGCTCGCCGCCTACGCCGCGCTCGTCGCCGTCGAGGAGGGCGCGATCGAGCTCGACGAGCCCGCCGGGCCGGTCGGCTCCACGGTCCGTCACCTCCTCGCCCACACCTCAGGACTGGCCTTCGACGAGCACCGCCCGGCGGCCGAGCCCGGCACCCGGCGGCTCTACTCCAACGCCGGCTTCGAGGTCCTCGGCGACCACATCGCCAAGGCGACGGACATCCCGTTCGCCGAGTACCTCCGCCAGGCGGTCCTCGAACCCCTCGGCATGACCGCCACCGACCTCCCCGGCTCCCCCGCCAAGGACGGCGTCTCGACGGTGGACGACCTCGTCCGCTTCGCGGCGGAGTTGCAGGCGCCGCGGCTGCTCTCCCGGGAGACGCTGGCCGAGGCGACGACGGTCGTCTTCCCCGGCGTGACCGGCGTCCTGCCCGGCTACGGGCATCAGCGGCCCAACGACTGGGGGTTGGGCTTCGAGCTGCGGGACGGCAAGTCGCCGCACTGGACGGGTTCCCTCAACTCGCCGCGCACGTACGGCCACTTCGGGCAGTCCGGGACGTTCCTGTGGGTCGACCCGGCGGCCGGCGCGGCGTGCGTGGCCCTGACGGACCGGGACTTCGGGGCGTGGGCGGTGGAGGTGTGGCCGGCGTTGTCGGACGCGGTGCTCGCCGAACTCGGCGGGAAGTAG
- a CDS encoding pirin family protein, giving the protein MIEARIQVRRAGERYVGGAPEAGIETRHAFSFSGFYDPDNVRFGPLIACNEELLAPGAGFDEHPHRDVEIVTWVVEGELTHEDSAGHVVTVRPGDVQWLSAGAGVRHVERNAGGVPLRFVQMWLDPVEGGGAPSYEVARSVRDGVVCAVPGAVLHVLRPRGGERLALPVGEWLYAHVVRGVVRIGEYEVGVGDAARVRDASRLDVVAVGGGAEVLVWCPGPALSPFLAGASPRTPEAPSGRCPQTPDGLKTSPSGA; this is encoded by the coding sequence ATGATCGAGGCGCGGATCCAGGTGCGGCGGGCGGGCGAACGGTACGTGGGCGGGGCCCCGGAGGCGGGCATCGAGACCCGCCACGCTTTCTCCTTCTCCGGTTTCTACGACCCCGACAACGTGCGCTTCGGCCCCCTGATCGCCTGCAACGAGGAGCTGCTCGCACCGGGCGCGGGGTTCGACGAGCACCCGCACCGGGATGTGGAGATCGTCACGTGGGTGGTGGAGGGGGAGCTGACGCACGAGGACTCGGCCGGGCATGTCGTGACGGTTCGCCCTGGTGATGTGCAGTGGCTGAGTGCGGGGGCCGGGGTGCGGCATGTGGAGCGCAATGCGGGGGGTGTGCCCCTGCGGTTCGTTCAGATGTGGCTCGACCCGGTCGAGGGCGGTGGTGCGCCGTCCTATGAGGTGGCGCGGTCCGTGCGTGACGGGGTGGTGTGTGCCGTGCCCGGTGCGGTGCTGCACGTGCTGCGGCCGCGGGGTGGCGAGCGGCTCGCCTTGCCTGTGGGGGAGTGGCTGTATGCGCACGTGGTGCGGGGGGTTGTGCGGATCGGGGAGTACGAGGTGGGGGTGGGGGACGCGGCTCGGGTGCGTGATGCTTCGAGGTTGGATGTGGTTGCGGTGGGGGGAGGGGCTGAGGTCTTGGTGTGGTGCCCCGGTCCCGCCCTTTCTCCGTTTCTTGCGGGAGCCAGCCCCCGCACCCCCGAAGCGCCCTCCGGGCGCTGTCCTCAAACGCCGGACGGGCTGAAGACCAGCCCGTCCGGCGCTTGA
- a CDS encoding PucR family transcriptional regulator, whose protein sequence is MPESAAHPPHPHSATLRNLEKSSGTLAAAAIARMDAQLPWYRAMPPENRSWIGLVAQAGIAAFTEWFRHPETPQAISTDVFGTAPRELTRAITLRQTVEMVRTTIEVMESAIDEVAAPGDESALREALLVYAREIAFATAQVYAQAAEARGAWDARLESLVVNAVLSGEADEGVLSRAAALGWNSPAHVAVVLGTAPNGDSELTVEAIRRASRHAKLQVLTGVLGTRLVVIAGGSDNPLQAAKALIGPFAAGPVVAGPVVPDLLAATRSAQAAAAGLKACAAWPDAPRPVLADDLLPERAMAGDPVARVQLVEEIYRPLEEAGSALLETLSVYLEQASSLEGAARMLFVHPNTVRYRLRRVTDVTGWSPSDVRSAFTLRIALILGRLADTE, encoded by the coding sequence GTGCCTGAATCCGCCGCTCACCCACCGCATCCGCACAGCGCCACCCTGCGCAACCTGGAGAAGTCGTCCGGGACCCTGGCCGCCGCCGCCATCGCCCGGATGGACGCGCAGCTTCCGTGGTACCGGGCGATGCCCCCGGAGAACCGTTCGTGGATCGGGCTGGTGGCCCAGGCCGGTATCGCGGCCTTCACGGAGTGGTTCCGGCATCCGGAGACCCCCCAGGCGATCAGCACGGACGTCTTCGGGACCGCGCCCCGCGAGCTGACCCGGGCGATCACATTGCGCCAGACCGTGGAGATGGTCCGGACGACGATCGAGGTCATGGAGTCGGCGATCGACGAGGTCGCCGCGCCGGGCGACGAGTCCGCCCTCCGCGAGGCGCTGCTCGTCTACGCCCGGGAGATCGCCTTCGCCACCGCGCAGGTGTACGCCCAGGCCGCCGAGGCGCGGGGCGCCTGGGACGCGCGGCTGGAGTCGCTGGTGGTCAACGCCGTGCTGTCGGGTGAGGCGGACGAGGGGGTGCTGTCCCGCGCCGCGGCGCTCGGCTGGAATTCGCCGGCGCATGTCGCGGTGGTGCTGGGGACGGCGCCGAACGGCGACAGCGAGCTGACCGTGGAGGCCATCCGACGGGCGTCCCGGCACGCCAAGCTCCAGGTGCTGACCGGGGTGCTGGGCACCCGCCTGGTGGTGATCGCCGGGGGCAGCGACAACCCGCTGCAGGCGGCGAAGGCGCTGATCGGGCCGTTCGCCGCCGGGCCGGTGGTGGCCGGTCCCGTCGTCCCCGACCTGCTGGCGGCGACCCGCTCCGCGCAGGCCGCCGCCGCCGGCCTGAAGGCGTGCGCGGCCTGGCCGGACGCCCCCCGCCCGGTGCTCGCCGACGATCTCCTGCCGGAGCGGGCGATGGCCGGTGATCCTGTGGCGCGCGTGCAGTTGGTGGAGGAGATCTACAGACCGCTGGAGGAGGCGGGTTCGGCGCTGCTGGAGACGCTGAGCGTCTACCTGGAGCAGGCGAGCAGCCTGGAGGGCGCGGCACGGATGCTGTTCGTCCACCCAAACACCGTGCGGTACCGGCTCCGACGTGTGACGGACGTCACCGGATGGTCACCCTCCGATGTCCGCTCGGCCTTCACCCTCCGCATCGCGCTGATCCTGGGGCGTCTGGCCGACACGGAGTGA
- a CDS encoding ACP S-malonyltransferase, producing the protein MLVLVAPGQGAQTPGFLTPWLDLPGVADRLRGWSEAIDLDLVHYGTVAGEEEIRDTAVAQPLLVAAALVSAGQLFPTGDDVARQVGATAGHSVGELAAAALAGVLSERDALLLVRKRGLAMAEAAAVTETGMSALLGGEADVVLPHLEKLGLTPANVNGAGQIVAAGTMEQLAALAADKPEGTRRVVPLKVAGAFHTEHMAPAVSVLEAAARELEPAGPRTRYVSNRDGAVVTDAAEVLARLVGQVANPVRWDLCMETFKELGVTAIIEAAPGGTLTGIAKRALPGVKTLALKTPADLDAARELIAEHAADASAA; encoded by the coding sequence GTGCTCGTACTCGTCGCTCCCGGCCAGGGCGCTCAGACGCCCGGCTTCCTGACCCCCTGGCTCGACCTTCCCGGTGTCGCCGACCGCCTGCGGGGCTGGTCGGAGGCCATCGACCTGGACCTCGTCCACTACGGCACGGTTGCCGGCGAGGAGGAGATCCGGGACACCGCCGTCGCCCAGCCGCTGCTGGTCGCCGCCGCTCTGGTGTCCGCGGGTCAGCTCTTCCCCACCGGTGACGACGTCGCCCGGCAGGTGGGCGCCACCGCCGGGCACAGCGTCGGCGAGCTCGCCGCGGCCGCCCTGGCGGGCGTGCTGTCCGAGCGGGACGCGCTGCTGCTCGTCCGCAAGCGGGGCCTGGCGATGGCCGAGGCCGCCGCCGTCACCGAGACGGGCATGTCGGCGCTGCTGGGCGGGGAGGCCGACGTCGTCCTCCCGCATCTGGAGAAGCTCGGCCTGACCCCGGCGAACGTCAACGGCGCCGGTCAGATCGTCGCCGCCGGTACCATGGAACAGCTGGCGGCGCTCGCCGCGGACAAGCCCGAGGGCACCCGCCGCGTCGTACCGCTGAAGGTCGCGGGCGCCTTCCACACCGAGCACATGGCCCCGGCGGTCTCCGTCCTGGAGGCCGCGGCCCGCGAGCTGGAGCCGGCCGGTCCGCGCACCCGCTACGTCTCGAACCGCGACGGAGCGGTGGTGACGGACGCCGCCGAGGTTCTGGCGCGCCTGGTCGGCCAGGTGGCCAACCCGGTCCGCTGGGACCTGTGCATGGAGACCTTCAAGGAGCTGGGTGTCACGGCGATCATCGAAGCGGCCCCCGGCGGCACCCTGACGGGCATCGCCAAGCGCGCCCTGCCCGGTGTGAAGACGCTGGCCCTCAAGACGCCGGCCGATCTGGACGCCGCCCGCGAGCTGATCGCCGAGCACGCCGCCGACGCTTCGGCCGCGTAA
- a CDS encoding ketoacyl-ACP synthase III, producing MTAKIKPAKGAPYARIMGVGGYRPVRVVPNEEILKRIDSSDEWIRSRSGIATRHWAGPEETVATMSVEAAGKAIAAAGITPEQIGAVLVSTVSHFKQTPAIATEIAHRIGAGKPAAFDISAGCAGFGYGLTMAKALVTDGSAEYVLVIGVERLSDLTDLDDRSTAFLFGDGAGAVVVGPAQEPAIGPTVWGSEGDKAETIRQNLPWDVYRESSEVRTEVRFPAITQEGQAVFRWAVFEMAKIAQQALDEAGITADDLDVFIPHQANMRIIDSMVKTLKLPENVVVARDVETTGNTSAASIPLAMERLLATGAAKSGDTALLIGFGAGLVFAATVVTLP from the coding sequence ATGACTGCCAAGATCAAGCCTGCCAAGGGCGCGCCGTACGCGCGCATCATGGGCGTCGGTGGCTACCGCCCGGTGCGCGTGGTGCCCAACGAGGAGATCCTCAAGCGCATCGACTCGTCGGACGAGTGGATCCGCTCCCGCTCCGGCATCGCCACCCGGCACTGGGCCGGCCCCGAGGAGACGGTGGCCACCATGTCGGTGGAGGCCGCGGGCAAGGCCATCGCCGCCGCCGGGATCACCCCGGAGCAGATCGGTGCCGTGCTGGTCTCGACGGTGTCGCACTTCAAGCAGACCCCGGCCATCGCGACCGAGATCGCCCACCGGATCGGCGCCGGCAAGCCGGCCGCCTTCGACATCTCCGCCGGCTGCGCGGGCTTCGGCTACGGCCTGACCATGGCCAAGGCCCTGGTCACGGACGGCTCGGCCGAGTACGTGCTGGTCATCGGCGTCGAGCGGCTGTCGGACCTGACGGATCTCGACGACCGTTCCACCGCGTTCCTGTTCGGCGACGGCGCCGGTGCCGTGGTCGTGGGACCGGCGCAGGAGCCGGCCATCGGCCCGACGGTGTGGGGCTCGGAGGGCGACAAGGCGGAGACCATCCGGCAGAACCTGCCGTGGGACGTCTACCGCGAGAGCAGCGAGGTCCGTACCGAGGTCCGCTTCCCGGCCATCACGCAGGAGGGCCAGGCGGTGTTCCGCTGGGCCGTCTTCGAGATGGCGAAGATCGCCCAGCAGGCGCTGGACGAGGCCGGCATCACCGCCGACGACCTGGACGTCTTCATTCCGCACCAGGCGAACATGCGGATCATCGACTCGATGGTCAAAACGCTGAAGCTGCCGGAGAATGTCGTGGTCGCCCGGGACGTGGAGACCACCGGGAACACCTCGGCGGCCTCCATTCCGCTGGCCATGGAGCGCCTCCTGGCCACCGGGGCGGCGAAGAGCGGCGACACCGCGCTGCTCATCGGCTTCGGGGCGGGTCTCGTGTTCGCCGCGACGGTCGTTACCCTCCCCTAG
- a CDS encoding acyl carrier protein has product MAATQEEILEGLAEIVNEIAGIPVEDVKLDKSFTDDLDVDSLSMVEVVVAAEERFDVKIPDEDVKNLKTVGDAAGYIAKHQA; this is encoded by the coding sequence ATGGCCGCCACGCAGGAAGAGATCCTCGAGGGCCTCGCCGAGATCGTCAACGAGATCGCCGGCATCCCGGTCGAGGACGTCAAGCTGGACAAGTCCTTCACCGACGACCTGGACGTCGACTCGCTCTCCATGGTCGAGGTCGTCGTCGCCGCCGAGGAGCGCTTCGACGTGAAGATCCCCGACGAGGACGTCAAGAACCTCAAGACGGTCGGTGACGCGGCCGGCTACATCGCCAAGCACCAGGCCTGA
- the fabF gene encoding beta-ketoacyl-ACP synthase II: MNSTNRTVVVTGIGATTPLGGDSASTWEGLLAGRSGVKPLEGERFADLPVRIAATAAVDPSEVLPRPLTRKLDRSAQFALIAAREAWADAGYTARAGEDAAIAPERLGAVIASGIGGVQTLLDQYDVLKEKGARRVSPHTVPMLMPNSPSANVGLEVNAQAGVHTPVSACASGAEAIGYAVEMIRTGRADVVVAGGTEAAIHPLPVAAFASMMAMSKNNDEPQKASRPYDKARDGFVLGEGAGVIVLESAEHAARRGARVYCELLGQGLSADSHHIAQPEPTGRGIAAALQGLLESSDLKPSEVTHLNAHATSTPQGDLAEIKALRKVLGDDLDHVAVSATKSMTGHLLGGAGGIETVATVLALYHRTAPPTINIDELDDEIDADIVRDKPRKLPEGTIAAINNSFGFGGHNVVLALRTV; encoded by the coding sequence GTGAACTCGACCAATCGCACCGTGGTCGTCACCGGTATCGGCGCAACCACACCGCTGGGTGGCGACAGCGCGTCTACCTGGGAAGGGCTGCTCGCCGGTCGCTCCGGCGTGAAGCCCCTGGAGGGCGAGCGGTTCGCCGACCTCCCGGTCCGGATCGCCGCCACGGCCGCGGTGGACCCGTCCGAGGTCCTGCCCCGCCCCCTCACCCGCAAGCTCGACCGGTCGGCGCAGTTCGCGCTGATCGCGGCCCGTGAGGCGTGGGCCGACGCGGGCTACACCGCCCGGGCCGGCGAGGACGCGGCCATCGCCCCCGAGCGGCTGGGCGCGGTCATCGCCTCCGGCATCGGCGGCGTGCAGACCCTGCTCGACCAGTACGACGTGCTCAAGGAGAAGGGCGCCCGCCGCGTCTCCCCGCACACCGTGCCGATGCTGATGCCCAACAGCCCGTCCGCCAACGTCGGCCTGGAGGTGAACGCCCAGGCGGGCGTGCACACCCCGGTCAGCGCCTGCGCGTCCGGCGCCGAGGCCATCGGCTACGCCGTGGAGATGATCCGCACCGGCCGCGCCGACGTGGTCGTCGCGGGCGGCACCGAGGCGGCCATCCACCCGCTGCCCGTCGCGGCCTTCGCCAGCATGATGGCGATGTCCAAGAACAACGACGAGCCGCAGAAGGCGTCGCGCCCCTACGACAAGGCCCGTGACGGCTTCGTCCTGGGCGAGGGCGCCGGCGTGATCGTCCTGGAGTCGGCCGAGCACGCGGCCCGCCGCGGTGCCCGCGTCTACTGCGAGCTGCTGGGCCAGGGCCTGTCCGCGGACAGCCACCACATCGCCCAGCCCGAGCCCACCGGCCGGGGCATCGCCGCGGCGCTGCAGGGCCTGCTGGAGTCCAGCGACCTCAAGCCGTCCGAGGTGACGCACCTCAACGCGCACGCCACCTCGACCCCGCAGGGCGACCTCGCGGAGATCAAGGCGCTGCGCAAGGTCCTGGGCGACGACCTCGACCACGTCGCGGTCTCCGCCACCAAGTCGATGACCGGCCACCTGCTGGGCGGCGCCGGCGGCATCGAGACGGTCGCGACCGTCCTGGCCCTGTACCACCGCACGGCCCCGCCGACCATCAACATCGACGAGCTGGACGACGAGATCGACGCGGACATCGTCCGCGACAAGCCCCGCAAGCTGCCCGAGGGCACCATCGCGGCGATCAACAACTCGTTCGGCTTCGGCGGCCACAACGTGGTGCTGGCGCTGCGCACGGTCTGA
- a CDS encoding NAD(P)-dependent oxidoreductase produces MNDTTSVAVLGTGIMGAAMARNLARAGLDVRAWNRSRAKAEPLAADGIRVAETPAEAVRDAGTVLTVLYDGAAVLDTMRRAAPGLRPGAVWLQSTTAGLDVLDDFAALAEEHGLVFVDAPVLGTRAPAEKGELTVLAAGPVAVRPALAPVLDAVGSRTVWTGEEGAGGSASRLKLVLNSWVLTVTHGTAEALALAAGLGVDARDFLAAVEGGPLDMGYLRAKSALLLDGGLTPPSFATTTAEKDARLIVAAGERAGVRLDVAAAGAERFRRAVEQGHGDEDMAASYFASFEEPREG; encoded by the coding sequence ATGAACGACACCACTTCGGTCGCCGTCCTCGGCACCGGCATCATGGGCGCCGCCATGGCCCGCAACCTCGCCCGCGCCGGCCTCGACGTCCGGGCCTGGAATCGCAGCCGCGCCAAGGCCGAACCACTCGCCGCCGACGGGATCCGGGTCGCGGAGACCCCCGCCGAGGCCGTCCGTGACGCCGGCACCGTCCTGACCGTGCTGTACGACGGCGCGGCCGTCCTGGACACCATGCGCAGGGCCGCCCCCGGGCTGCGGCCGGGCGCGGTCTGGCTCCAGTCGACCACCGCCGGCCTCGACGTCCTCGACGACTTCGCGGCCCTCGCCGAGGAGCACGGCCTCGTCTTCGTGGACGCTCCCGTCCTGGGCACCCGGGCGCCGGCCGAGAAGGGCGAGCTCACCGTGCTCGCCGCGGGACCCGTGGCCGTCCGCCCCGCGCTCGCCCCCGTCCTGGACGCCGTGGGTTCGCGCACGGTGTGGACGGGCGAGGAGGGCGCCGGGGGCAGCGCCTCCCGGCTCAAACTGGTGCTCAACAGCTGGGTGCTCACCGTCACGCACGGCACCGCCGAGGCGCTGGCGCTCGCCGCGGGGCTGGGCGTGGACGCCCGGGACTTCCTGGCGGCCGTCGAGGGCGGCCCGCTGGACATGGGCTACCTGCGGGCCAAATCCGCCCTGCTGCTCGACGGCGGCCTCACCCCGCCGAGCTTCGCCACCACCACCGCCGAGAAGGACGCCCGGCTCATCGTGGCCGCGGGGGAGCGGGCCGGTGTACGGCTCGACGTCGCCGCGGCGGGCGCGGAGCGCTTCCGGCGGGCGGTCGAGCAGGGGCACGGGGACGAGGACATGGCGGCCTCGTACTTCGCGAGCTTCGAGGAACCGCGGGAGGGGTGA
- a CDS encoding DUF3145 domain-containing protein: MTSRGVLYVHSAPRALCPHVEWAVEGVLGARATLDWIRQPAAPGTWRTEFSWQGRPGTASRLASALRGWHLLRFEVTADPAPGTEGERYSSTPDLGIFHAVTGIHGDILVPEDRLRAALNRAQRGETDLPTEIAALLGKPWDDELEPFRHAGEGAPVRWLHQVV, from the coding sequence GTGACGTCACGTGGCGTTCTCTACGTGCACTCCGCACCGCGCGCACTCTGCCCGCACGTCGAATGGGCCGTCGAAGGGGTGCTCGGCGCCCGCGCCACCCTCGACTGGATCCGGCAGCCCGCCGCCCCCGGCACCTGGCGCACCGAGTTCTCCTGGCAGGGCCGCCCCGGCACCGCCTCCCGCCTCGCCTCCGCCCTCCGCGGCTGGCACCTCCTCCGCTTCGAGGTCACCGCCGACCCCGCCCCCGGCACCGAGGGCGAGCGCTACAGCTCCACCCCCGACCTCGGCATCTTCCACGCGGTCACCGGCATCCACGGCGACATCCTGGTCCCCGAGGACCGCCTCCGCGCCGCCCTCAACCGCGCCCAGCGCGGCGAGACCGACCTGCCCACCGAGATCGCGGCCCTCCTCGGCAAGCCCTGGGACGACGAACTGGAACCCTTCCGGCACGCGGGCGAGGGCGCTCCGGTGCGGTGGCTGCACCAGGTGGTCTGA
- a CDS encoding SGNH/GDSL hydrolase family protein translates to MRTSTDRPSRTAAAALTAVAALTAGLLTAGCDDRAPGAAAERPAAKPRASAGPVWNTRPDSLASLGDSITRGFDACRLLKDCPEVSWATGTEVDSLAARLLPSPQTRSWNFARTGARMADLPRQVAAAVPHRPQLVTVLLGANDACRADVAEMTSVKDFRADFEKSLKELRRSLPKTQVYVASVPDLKRLWSEGSKSPLGKQVWKLGICPSMLRDSELVDAPTRERREKVDRRVKEYNAVLEDVCRRDLLCRYDGGSVHSYGFTGADLSHWDWFHPNKEGQRQLAELAYRRITTAGR, encoded by the coding sequence ATGCGCACCAGCACCGACCGCCCGTCGCGTACCGCCGCCGCGGCGCTGACGGCGGTGGCGGCGCTCACCGCGGGGCTGCTCACCGCGGGCTGCGACGACCGGGCCCCCGGCGCCGCCGCCGAGCGCCCGGCGGCGAAGCCCAGAGCGAGCGCGGGGCCCGTCTGGAACACCCGGCCCGACTCGCTGGCCTCGCTGGGTGACTCGATCACCCGGGGTTTCGACGCCTGCCGGCTGCTCAAGGACTGCCCGGAGGTCTCCTGGGCCACCGGCACCGAGGTGGACAGCCTCGCGGCCCGGCTGCTGCCCTCGCCGCAGACGCGGAGCTGGAACTTCGCGCGCACCGGCGCACGGATGGCCGACCTCCCCCGCCAGGTCGCCGCGGCCGTCCCGCACCGGCCGCAACTGGTGACGGTGCTGCTCGGGGCGAACGACGCCTGCCGGGCCGACGTGGCCGAGATGACGTCGGTGAAGGACTTCCGGGCCGACTTCGAGAAGTCGCTCAAGGAGCTCCGCCGGTCGCTGCCGAAGACGCAGGTGTACGTGGCGAGCGTCCCCGACCTCAAACGGCTGTGGTCGGAGGGGAGCAAGAGCCCGCTGGGCAAGCAGGTGTGGAAGCTGGGGATCTGTCCGTCGATGCTGCGGGACTCCGAGCTGGTGGACGCCCCCACCCGGGAGCGGCGGGAGAAGGTGGACCGGCGGGTGAAGGAGTACAACGCCGTCCTGGAGGACGTCTGCCGCCGGGACCTGCTGTGCCGCTACGACGGGGGGTCGGTGCACTCCTACGGCTTCACCGGCGCGGACCTGAGCCACTGGGACTGGTTCCACCCCAACAAGGAGGGCCAGCGGCAGCTCGCCGAGCTCGCCTACCGGAGGATCACGACGGCGGGCCGCTGA
- a CDS encoding MgtC/SapB family protein yields the protein MNTAEFIGVHPLISLGLPRAGALFGIGGGQGARQFTELGLALLLSSLIGLERELQQKSAGLRTHTLVGVGSALFVEVSLHGFGPANGLAGTGFDGSRVAAQIVSGIGFIGGGLIFVRRDAVRGLTTAATIWLTCAVGMACGGGLPLLAAAAAVVHFLVVRGFPLLTRRLTAVPTVERFELLLSYRTRRGVLGRVLELCTSQGFRVTDVHIHSEAREGESGKGKGKGREAEVVLGLEGRKPAHPLVEELTDWEGVLDVGLRAHRDSTE from the coding sequence ATGAACACAGCCGAGTTCATCGGAGTACACCCCCTCATATCCCTCGGTCTCCCCCGGGCCGGCGCGCTGTTCGGCATCGGAGGCGGCCAGGGCGCCCGGCAGTTCACCGAGCTGGGCCTCGCCCTGCTCCTCTCCTCCCTCATCGGTCTGGAACGCGAACTCCAGCAGAAGAGCGCGGGGTTGCGCACCCACACCCTCGTCGGGGTGGGCAGCGCCCTCTTCGTGGAGGTCTCCCTGCACGGATTCGGCCCGGCGAACGGGCTGGCCGGCACGGGATTCGACGGCTCGCGGGTCGCCGCGCAGATCGTCTCCGGCATCGGTTTCATCGGCGGCGGCCTGATCTTCGTCCGCCGGGACGCGGTCCGCGGCCTGACCACCGCCGCGACCATCTGGCTGACCTGCGCCGTCGGCATGGCCTGCGGCGGCGGCCTGCCGCTGCTGGCCGCCGCGGCGGCGGTGGTGCACTTCCTGGTCGTCCGCGGCTTCCCGCTGCTCACCCGCCGGCTGACGGCCGTCCCCACGGTCGAGCGGTTCGAGCTGCTGCTCTCCTACCGGACCCGCCGCGGGGTGCTGGGCCGGGTCCTGGAGCTGTGCACCAGCCAGGGGTTCCGGGTCACGGACGTGCACATCCACTCCGAGGCCCGGGAGGGCGAGAGCGGCAAGGGCAAGGGGAAGGGCCGGGAGGCGGAGGTGGTGCTGGGGCTGGAGGGACGGAAGCCCGCGCACCCGCTCGTCGAGGAGCTGACCGACTGGGAGGGCGTCCTCGACGTCGGGCTGCGCGCCCACCGCGACAGCACCGAGTGA